CGGGTGGAGGCGCTTGGTCCAGGTCCCGTCGGCGAGATACTCGATGATGCCCGAGCTCTGGCTCCCGCACAGCCCGAGGGCATCGACCCATTGCGGCTCCGAGAGGCGGTAGAGCTTCCCCGCCGCAGCGGCCGCGCCGAAGGTGGAACAGACCGCCGTCGGATGAAAGCCGCGCGCATGGAACCTCCCCGGCGCTACCAGACCGACCTTGCAGAGCACCTCCGTCGCGGCGATCGCCGCTTCCAGCACGGCGGCACCGCTGGCGTCCACTTCCTCGCCCACCGCCAGAGCCGTCGTCACCGCGCAGCATCCCGTGTGGACGATCGCTTCCTCCAGCGTGTCGTCGTAGTCCAGCCCATGGGCGAGAGTCCCGTTTGCCAGCACGGCGTTGGGCGCCGCCGCCCGGATCCGCGACCCGATCACGGTACTGTGCGGCGCCCCGCCCAATCGCTCGGCGACCCCGCAGACCATTCTCCCGAAGTCCATCGTCGACGAGGCCAGTGCAACGCCGAGCGTGTCGAGGAAAACGAGCTTCGCCTTGGCCGTAACCTCAGGCGGAACCGCGCCCAGCTCGAGCGAGGAGACGAAACGGGCTATCTGCTGCGAACAGGTCTCCATGCCTGAGCTCTCCTCTGCGCCGGCCGTGCTCTGGGCCGCTCGCGCCCTCCGGCGACGGCGCGCAGGAGCGGATCGATCGGGCCCCCGGACTTCAGCCGCGTGACCGCGTCGATCGCCTCATCGATGCGAGGCTTCGGCAGCACCAGGCGCGCGCAGTCGCGGAACTTCTCGCACAACTCCTCCCATGTCATCGGTTTTTCGGGATGTCCGCGGGCGACATCGTATCGGCCCTCGATGACGGTGCCGTCCTTCAGATGAACCCGCACCCGCGAGCGAACCTGATCGTAGCCGAGCGCTTCCAGCTCCTCGTCGACATAGAGTTTCACCCGCCGCATGAGATCGACGACTTTCGGGTTCCGGACCTTGGCGTCCCTGAACTGCGCGATTCCGGCCTTGCGCTCCAGCACCCCGATCGCCATGCAAAACGGGATGCTGAACTTCCCCTCGAGCGCGGTCTTCGGCATCGGGTAAATGAGCGCGTTCGGAACGTTCGAGTTGGTTCCCACCTCGATCGAAGCGATATCCTCGGGACGAAGGTCGTGCTTCTTGACGAGATCGAGGATCAGATCCTGGGCCGGGTGCGAGAGCGAGCCCGACGGATAGGGCTTGATCGAGATCCCCGGCTCGACCAGGAAGTAGGGACGACCGAGCCTTCCCGAGATCTTGGCGGCGTCGTAGCCGCCCGCCATGGCATTGTAGAATCCCCTGGGAGCCTCGAGGATGTTCGGCGCCGCGGTGTGGCCGGCGCGTGCCAGCAGCGCCGCCATGGCGCCGTTTTCGGCCGCGCGTCCGGCATGGAGCGGCTTGGTCATCGTGCCGAAATTTTCCCGCAACCCCCCGGCCATGCTCGCCGCGATTCCCAGAGTCCGGGCGAGCGCCTCCGGTCCCAAGCCGAGGATCCTGGCGCACGCCGCCGCGGCCCCGAGGCCCCCGATGGTCGCCGTCGAGTGAAACCCCGACTGATAGTGGCGCGGGTTGATCGCGTCGGCGATCCGGCACTCGACCTCGACTCCCAGAACGTATGCCAGCAGGAGGTCCCGCCCTCCCGCCTTTTCCCGCTCGGCCAGCGCAAGGGCCGCCGCCAGAACGGGCGTCGTCGGGTGGGTGAGCAGGCCGTAAACCGCTTCTCTGGACGTCGAGAGCTGGGTGTCGTCGTAATCCATCGCATGGCCCGCCACACCGTTTACCAGCGCGGCCATCGGGGCCGGAGCTTTCCAGCCGTGCCCCAGGATGCTCGCCTCCTCTCTTCCGCCCATCTCGCGGACGTACGCCTGGATGATGCGCGCCCCCTTTTCCGTGGAACCCGCCAGCGCCACACCCAGACCGTCCAGGATGAAGCCTTCCGCCAGTCGGATGACCTCCGCAGGGAGATCGCGGTACCTGGTCCTGGCGACGAAATCGGCTATCTCCTGCGTGATCCCCATCGTTCTCCTCCGGGTCTGCTCGGCCCAGGTCTGCCGCCACGCGGCGCTTCGCCAACAATCAAAAACCGGATACTCTTTATTAGTGGAAGCCTGGTTGCCGCTGGCTTCCCTTTAAATATTAAAACCGGGTGAAAAACAAGAGATTTTCGCCGTTCCGCCATGATGCCTCGGCCGTGCGGCTGTTGACACGGCGAGGGCCCTGGGCTAGCTTACCCGATTGTCTGGGCACCTTATCCAGAGTGGTGGAGGGATCGGCCCTTCGAAGCCACAGCAACCGGTTCCTGAAGAGGGAACGCTGGTGCTAATTCCCGCTCCCGGCAACGGGAGAAAGATAAGGTGAGGGTCGACCTCTTCTTATCTTTGCGATGGAAGAGGTTTTTTTTTGGTACGAGACGGCGATGAGCCTGACCGCCGAGCAGATCGAACGCTACAGCCGCCAGATCATGATTCCGGATCTCGGGGGCGCGGCGCAAATCCGCCTGCGCCGAGCCCGCGTGCTCGTGGTCGGCGCAGGGGGCCTCGGCTCCCCGGCCGCGCTCTACCTCGCCGCAGCCGGCATCGGAGGGCTCGGGCTGGTCGACAGCGACCGCGTCGAGCTGTCGAACCTCCAGCGGCAGATTCTCCACTCGACGGCGGACATCGGCCGGCCCAAGGTCGAGTCCGCACGGGAGCGCCTCCGGCAGCTCAATCCAGAAGTCGCGGTGGAGACTTATCCCCTGCGTCTCGAGGCCGACAATGCCGCGGAGATCTTCGCCGGCTACGACTTCATCGTCGACGGAAGCGACAACTTCGCCACCAAGTTCCTGGTCAACGATCAGGCGGTTGCCCTGGGAAAACCGTTCTCGCACGCGGGAATCGTGCGGCTCCAGGGCCAGACCATGACGGTCATTCCGGGAAAGAGCGCCTGCTACCGCTGTGTCTTCCGGGAGCCTCCTCCGCCGGCCGAGATTCCGGGGTGTCAGCAGGCCGGAATCCTGGGGGCGGTGGCCGGAACCATCGGCTCGATCCAGGCAGCCGAAGCCATCAAGGTGCTCGCCGGGATCGAGGAGGGCCTGCTCACCGACCGCTTGCTCACCTTCGACGCCAGGGCGATGAAGTTCCACGCCGTGGAGGTTCGGAGGGACCAGAGCTGCAGCGCCTGCGGAGGGCTGCGCCCGCAACTGTAAGGCGGGGCTCGAGGCGCCGGTCGGTGGAAGTGAAAGATGTTCTGATTTAAACTGGTCAAGGAGGTTTGATTTTATGGCAGTTAGAGTCCGCGTGCCCACGCCGCTTCGCAAATTCACGCACGGCGCGGACGAGGTCGATGCTCAGGGGAGCACGGTCAAGGCGATCGTCGAGGACCTGGAAAGGAAGTTTCCGGGAATCAAGGAGCGGATCTGCGACGAGAACGGGAAGATCCGGCGCTTCGTGAACGTCTACGTCAACGGCGACGACATCCGTTTCCTGCAAAACCTCGAGACCTCTCTCAAGGAAGGGGACAGCATCTCCATCGTCCCCGCCATCGCGGGCGGCCGCTGAGCCGGAGCGGAGGCATGGCATCGATCAGTCCCGTGCTGCGCCCCGTCCCGGAGGAGAGGCGGGAGCTCAGAAAGGTCGAATCGGTCCTCGAGCTGATCGGCAACACACCGTTGCTCGAGATCCGCAGGATCACCGAAGGATTGCCCTCCGGGGTGCGCATCTTCGCCAAGCTGGAAGGCTTCAACCCCGGCGGCTCGGTCAAGGACCGGGCCGCGCTGCGCATGGTGCAGGAAGGGATTCGAAGCGGGAAGCTGACGCGTGGAAAAACGATCCTGGATTCCACCTCGGGCAACACCGGCATCGCTCTGGCGATGATCGGCTGTGTCCTCGGCTATCCCGTGGAGCTGGTCGTTCCCGGCAAC
The sequence above is a segment of the Candidatus Zixiibacteriota bacterium genome. Coding sequences within it:
- a CDS encoding MmgE/PrpD family protein gives rise to the protein MGITQEIADFVARTRYRDLPAEVIRLAEGFILDGLGVALAGSTEKGARIIQAYVREMGGREEASILGHGWKAPAPMAALVNGVAGHAMDYDDTQLSTSREAVYGLLTHPTTPVLAAALALAEREKAGGRDLLLAYVLGVEVECRIADAINPRHYQSGFHSTATIGGLGAAAACARILGLGPEALARTLGIAASMAGGLRENFGTMTKPLHAGRAAENGAMAALLARAGHTAAPNILEAPRGFYNAMAGGYDAAKISGRLGRPYFLVEPGISIKPYPSGSLSHPAQDLILDLVKKHDLRPEDIASIEVGTNSNVPNALIYPMPKTALEGKFSIPFCMAIGVLERKAGIAQFRDAKVRNPKVVDLMRRVKLYVDEELEALGYDQVRSRVRVHLKDGTVIEGRYDVARGHPEKPMTWEELCEKFRDCARLVLPKPRIDEAIDAVTRLKSGGPIDPLLRAVAGGRERPRARPAQRRAQAWRPVRSR
- a CDS encoding HesA/MoeB/ThiF family protein, encoding MSLTAEQIERYSRQIMIPDLGGAAQIRLRRARVLVVGAGGLGSPAALYLAAAGIGGLGLVDSDRVELSNLQRQILHSTADIGRPKVESARERLRQLNPEVAVETYPLRLEADNAAEIFAGYDFIVDGSDNFATKFLVNDQAVALGKPFSHAGIVRLQGQTMTVIPGKSACYRCVFREPPPPAEIPGCQQAGILGAVAGTIGSIQAAEAIKVLAGIEEGLLTDRLLTFDARAMKFHAVEVRRDQSCSACGGLRPQL
- a CDS encoding ubiquitin-like small modifier protein 1, which gives rise to MAVRVRVPTPLRKFTHGADEVDAQGSTVKAIVEDLERKFPGIKERICDENGKIRRFVNVYVNGDDIRFLQNLETSLKEGDSISIVPAIAGGR